One window of Candidatus Krumholzibacteriia bacterium genomic DNA carries:
- a CDS encoding flavodoxin-dependent (E)-4-hydroxy-3-methylbut-2-enyl-diphosphate synthase, which translates to PRIIACPTCARNRIDLFKIAEEVEKRTAHLRHPINIAVMGCAVNGPGEAAGADIGIAAGDGEGLIYLDGKISRKVKEEDMVAELMKEIEARWGSNADAKLTRSHSDGRVGRWTEKNE; encoded by the coding sequence CCGCGCATCATCGCGTGTCCCACCTGCGCACGCAACCGTATCGACCTGTTCAAGATTGCCGAAGAGGTGGAGAAACGCACCGCGCACCTGCGCCATCCCATCAACATCGCCGTCATGGGATGCGCGGTCAACGGCCCCGGCGAGGCCGCCGGCGCCGACATCGGCATTGCGGCCGGCGACGGCGAGGGCCTCATCTACCTGGACGGCAAGATCAGCCGCAAGGTGAAAGAGGAAGACATGGTGGCGGAGTTGATGAAGGAAATCGAGGCCCGCTGGGGGAGCAACGCGGACGCCAAACTCACCCGCTCGCACTCCGACGGCCGCGTGGGCCGCTGGACCGAGAAGAACGAGTAG